Within Thermococcus celer Vu 13 = JCM 8558, the genomic segment AAGGGAGTTAGAGAACTCATCGGCCTCGTGGGTGCCGCCGTGCCGGTGGCCTACCTCGCCAAGCTTTACTCAACTGTTACAAATGAGGCCATCACCTATTCGATCAAGGTGAGCGGTTTCAACCTTGGATTCCAGCTCAACACCATAACCTGGTACTTCGCGGCCATAGCCTCACTCGTGGGGCTCGCGATGGCCCTCGGCATGGTCTCCACCTCAAAGAGCTCCTACGACTGGCTCTTCGCGCTCATGAGCTACACGGGAGTCCTCGGGGTCTTCCTGAGCCAGGACTTCGTGGGCTTCTTCCTGTTCTGGGAGATAATGACCTTCGCCAGCTTCATGATGGTCCTCAAGAGGAACAGGCACGAGTCACTAAAGTACTTCGTGCTGAGCGTCATTGGAGCCTACTCGATGCTGATAGCGATAGGCATCCTGTACGCCAAGACCGGAGCCCTCGACTTCGCCACGATAGGCAAAGTTCTCTACATGGACGCGAGCCTCGGAACGATAGGCACCGGTGAAACGGCCCTCATCTTCGGGCTGTTGCTTGCGGCCTTCGGTGTCAAGGCGGGTATGTTCCCGCTCTATGTCTGGGCACCGGGAGCGTACAGCGAGAACGACCAGAGCTACACCGCCTTCTTCAGCGGCGTCCTCAGCAAAGCCGGGGTCTACGGTTTCCTCCTGCTCTACATGCTTATGTTCTACAAACTCTACGCGGCCCTGGGGACGTTCCACGGACACATGACGTTCGCGTACATAATAGCCTGGCTGGGCGCCATAACCGTCGTGGTGGCGAGCTTCCTCGCGGTTCTCCAGGAGGATATCAGGAAGCTCTTCGCCTACTCGTCCATCGGGCAGGTCGGTTACATACTGCTCGCCTTCGGAATCGGAAGTGGCCTCGGCTTCGCTGGAGGTCTCTTCCACGTGCTCAGCCACGCGGTCTTCAAGGGCCTCTTCTGGCTGGTGACCGCGGCCATAATCCTCAGGACTGGAAAGACCCAGTTCAAGGACATGGGCGGCCTCGCCGAGAAGATGCCCTACACGTTCGCGATGGGCATGATAGCGGTCCTGAGCCTCGCGGGCATCCCCCCGATGGCGGGCTTCGCGAGCAAGTGGCTCATCTACGAGGCGGCCATAAGCGCCCACATGCCGCTCGTCGCTGGTTCAATATTCCTCGGAAGCGCCCTGGCCTTCGCCTACGTCGTCAGGTTCCTCTACGCCGTCTGGTTCGGCCAGAGGCCAAGCGACCTTGAGGACGTTAAGGAAGCTCCACTCCCGCTCCTGATAGCCATGACGGTACTCGCCATCCCGAACGTGCTCTTCGGTGTTGCACCGGGAATTGTCACGGGGTACATCAACAAGATGCTCGGAGGAGAAGTCGTTACCGGCAACTACTACAAGCTGGTCACGCCCACGGGAACCTACAACGCCCTGCTCATAGCGATAGTCCTTGTAATCGGTTTAGCCATAGCCGGGCTTGTATACCTCTACGGGGCAAAGGTGAGGAAGATAAAGGTGACGAACACCTATCAGTCGGGTAACCCGGTCACCGAGGAGTTCAACCTCAGCATCAGGAAGAACTTCTACAGGCCGCTGGCAGAGGCCCTCGGTTTCTGGCTCAGGTACAGCTGGGACAGGTTCTACGAGCGCCTTGCCGGTGTGGTGGAGGATTTCGCGGATACGCTGAGGGAGAGTTCCTACAACGGCAACGTCCAGAGCTACTCGTGGTACCTCGCGATAATACTGCTGATACTCGCGCTGTGGGGGGTGTTGTGAATGGTCAACTGGATGCTCAGCCTTGAGGTCATTGGGATACTGATCTACGCCACCATCGTGGGATTCATATTCATGGGTATCGAGAGGAAAGCGATGGCGAGGATACAGCGCCGCGTCGGACCGCCCATTTACCAGCCGATAATAGACACCCTCAAACTGCTCGGAAAGAAGGAGAGCGTGAGCCACGGCATCATCTACGACTTTGGACCGGTGTTCGCCCTCGGGGCCACCATCCTCGCGCTCCTCTTCCTCCCCATCGCGAACTTCAGGCTCTTCAGCACCAACGCCGATTTGATAGTCGTGGCCTACCTCCTCGAGGTGCCGATGCTCGGAATAATGCTGGGTGCCATGAGCTCAGGCAACCCCTACTCCGCCCTCGGTGTTCAGCGTGGCCTGCTCACCATGGTGGCTATGCAGCTGCCCTACGGTCTGGCTTTAATAGCCCTCGTCCAGCACTGGGGAACCTTCAAGCTTAACGAGCTGGTGGCGCTCCAGCAGGCCCACGGGTGGAGCATCCTGGTTCCGGCACTGTTCCTTGCCATGATAGTCTTCGACATAGTCTTCCAGGCGATGCTGGGCCTCGAGCCCTTCGACATCATAACAGCCCCGGCGGAAATCTCCATGGGTCCGATGGTCGAGTACGGCGGCAAGCATGCGGCCCTGCTCTTCACCCAGCACGCGGTTCAGCTCTTCGCGGAGACGGCGTTCTTTACAATACTCTTCCTCGGCGGTGCAAGCAACCTCCTCGAGCTCTTCATCAAACAGCTGGCGGTGCTCTTCATAGCGATATTCGTGGCCAGCATCTACCCGAGGTTCACCATCGACCAGGCCGCGAAGTTCTTCTGGAAGTGGCCGACGATACTCGGAATAATAGCCGTCCTGTTGACGATGTGAGGTGATGTGGATGGGCGAGATGGAGAATAGGAAGAATGACGGGTTCATCAGCTACGAACTCCAGGAGTTCAAGGTCTTCGAGCCCCTGTTCAGGTGGGCGAGGAAGAAGAGCCTCTGGATAGTGGCATTCTGTACGGGCTGCGGCGGTATCGAGATGCCGCCCTTAGCTACCGCCCGCTACGACTTCGAGCGCTTCGGAATAATGCCCAATCCGGCTCCGAGGATGGCTGACCTGTTCCTCATCACGGGCTACGTGACGCCGAAGACCCTCAAGAGAATCATCATCACCTACGAGATGATGCAGGACCCCAAGTACGTCCTGGCCCACGGCTCGTGCCCGATAAACGGCGGCGTCTACTGGGACTCCTACAACGTTGTGAAGCAACTTGACAAGTACATTCCCGTTGATGTCGTGATAGCGGGTTGCATGCCCAGACCGGAAGCGGTAATGGACGGAATAACCGAGATAATGCGCAAGATAGAGGACGGAACCGCTGACGGGTGGAAGAGGTACAGGGAGAACTACGAGTGGTATAGGAAGAACCAGGACGAGCTCTTTGGAGAAGGCTGGCGTGAGAGGGAAGCCAGGAGGTGGCTGGCATGGATATGAACGAGAAGCCGAAGGTCGAGGAGAAGGTTGAGGAGGTCCCGAAGCTTCCCGACACGAAGGAAGGTAAACTGGTCGCCGAGATACTCGAGAAGGCTCCCTACGTGGAAGGAAGTGTTAAACGCGAGAGGCGCGTTGAGTTCAAGGTCCCCGCGGACAGGATAAAGGAGTTCCTCGAGGTCGCAAGCGGGAAGTTCGAGATGCTCATGCAGATAAGCGTCGTCGACTGGCTCAAGGAGGGGGAGTTCGAGCTCGTATACCAGCTGTGGAGCGTAAGCGAAAGCGTCCACGCCTTCGTGAGGACGAGGATACCGAGGGAGAACGCCAGGATGCCCACGGCCATGGGCATCTGGCCGGTGGCGGAGACCTACGAGAGGGAGGCGCATGAGTTCTTCGGGATAATCTTCGAGGGCAACCCGAGGCTCGGTCCCTTCATCCTTGAACCGAGGGAGTACGAGAAGCACCCGCTCAGGAAGGACTTCAACATGCTGGGCTACGTCAAGGCTATTTACGGCGAGGATTTCGACAGGTACGATGAGAGCAAGACCAACTACGTGATATGAGGTGGTGATCATGGCGAATTTGGAAGTCCCGAGGGAACTTAAGGAAGAGGCAAAGGCGCACGACATGTACCTTCATCCGATAGACAAAGACACCTACGAGCTGTTCTTCGGTCCGCAGCACATGGCCACCGAGAACTTCAGCATAATCCTCAAGATGGACGGGAACAGGATTGAGAAGGCCATCGTCAAC encodes:
- a CDS encoding proton-conducting transporter transmembrane domain-containing protein, with amino-acid sequence MSNELLIILLSPLIAGVLAWVLDIKGVRELIGLVGAAVPVAYLAKLYSTVTNEAITYSIKVSGFNLGFQLNTITWYFAAIASLVGLAMALGMVSTSKSSYDWLFALMSYTGVLGVFLSQDFVGFFLFWEIMTFASFMMVLKRNRHESLKYFVLSVIGAYSMLIAIGILYAKTGALDFATIGKVLYMDASLGTIGTGETALIFGLLLAAFGVKAGMFPLYVWAPGAYSENDQSYTAFFSGVLSKAGVYGFLLLYMLMFYKLYAALGTFHGHMTFAYIIAWLGAITVVVASFLAVLQEDIRKLFAYSSIGQVGYILLAFGIGSGLGFAGGLFHVLSHAVFKGLFWLVTAAIILRTGKTQFKDMGGLAEKMPYTFAMGMIAVLSLAGIPPMAGFASKWLIYEAAISAHMPLVAGSIFLGSALAFAYVVRFLYAVWFGQRPSDLEDVKEAPLPLLIAMTVLAIPNVLFGVAPGIVTGYINKMLGGEVVTGNYYKLVTPTGTYNALLIAIVLVIGLAIAGLVYLYGAKVRKIKVTNTYQSGNPVTEEFNLSIRKNFYRPLAEALGFWLRYSWDRFYERLAGVVEDFADTLRESSYNGNVQSYSWYLAIILLILALWGVL
- a CDS encoding respiratory chain complex I subunit 1 family protein, with translation MVNWMLSLEVIGILIYATIVGFIFMGIERKAMARIQRRVGPPIYQPIIDTLKLLGKKESVSHGIIYDFGPVFALGATILALLFLPIANFRLFSTNADLIVVAYLLEVPMLGIMLGAMSSGNPYSALGVQRGLLTMVAMQLPYGLALIALVQHWGTFKLNELVALQQAHGWSILVPALFLAMIVFDIVFQAMLGLEPFDIITAPAEISMGPMVEYGGKHAALLFTQHAVQLFAETAFFTILFLGGASNLLELFIKQLAVLFIAIFVASIYPRFTIDQAAKFFWKWPTILGIIAVLLTM
- a CDS encoding NuoB/complex I 20 kDa subunit family protein, translating into MENRKNDGFISYELQEFKVFEPLFRWARKKSLWIVAFCTGCGGIEMPPLATARYDFERFGIMPNPAPRMADLFLITGYVTPKTLKRIIITYEMMQDPKYVLAHGSCPINGGVYWDSYNVVKQLDKYIPVDVVIAGCMPRPEAVMDGITEIMRKIEDGTADGWKRYRENYEWYRKNQDELFGEGWREREARRWLAWI
- a CDS encoding NADH-quinone oxidoreductase subunit C — translated: MDMNEKPKVEEKVEEVPKLPDTKEGKLVAEILEKAPYVEGSVKRERRVEFKVPADRIKEFLEVASGKFEMLMQISVVDWLKEGEFELVYQLWSVSESVHAFVRTRIPRENARMPTAMGIWPVAETYEREAHEFFGIIFEGNPRLGPFILEPREYEKHPLRKDFNMLGYVKAIYGEDFDRYDESKTNYVI